One genomic window of Magnolia sinica isolate HGM2019 chromosome 3, MsV1, whole genome shotgun sequence includes the following:
- the LOC131239085 gene encoding dirigent protein 23-like → MALITLVQLTIVALFTPMVASSEVQHIKKTNMVFYMQDWGTGPNPTAISVAGRNLTSSTITSFGTIIAIDDAVTEGLDRKSKEVGRARGIYVTSALDASEVHLLFSVLFTNEKYNESTLEIQGSDRANLKQREVSVVSGTGLFRYAKGYAVLETAYIDLPNLNAAIKFNVTVRHP, encoded by the coding sequence ATGGCCCTCATCACATTGGTGCAATTGACCATTGTGGCACTATTCACACCCATGGTGGCTAGCTCTGAAGTCCAACACATCAAGAAGACCAATATGGTGTTCTACATGCAAGATTGGGGGACAGGTCCGAATCCGACCGCCATTTCGGTAGCCGGTCGGAACCTCACATCTTCGACAATAACCAGCTTTGGAACTATCATAGCAATCGACGATGCTGTAACCGAAGGCCTGGATCGAAAATCAAAGGAGGTGGGACGGGCACGCGGTATATATGTGACCTCAGCATTGGACGCTTCCGAAGTCCACTTATTGTTCTCGGTCCTCTTTACTAATGAGAAGTACAATGAGAGCACACTGGAGATACAAGGGTCCGACCGAGCCAACCTCAAGCAGAGGGAGGTTTCGGTGGTGTCCGGCACCGGCTTGTTTCGGTATGCCAAGGGCTATGCTGTCTTAGAGACTGCCTACATTGACCTTCCCAACCTCAATGCAGCGATCAAGTTCAATGTAACCGTTCGACACCCTTGA
- the LOC131239086 gene encoding dirigent protein 23-like encodes MALITLVQLTIVALFTPMVASCEVQHIKKTNMVFNMQDWGTGPNPTAISVAGRNLTSSTITSFGTIIAIDDAVTEGLDRKSKEYNESTLEIQGSDRANLKQREVSVVSGTSLFRYAKGYAVLETAYIDLPNLNAVIKFNVTVRHP; translated from the exons ATGGCCCTCATCACATTGGTGCAACTGACCATTGTGGCACTATTCACACCCATGGTGGCTAGCTGTGAAGTCCAACACATCAAGAAGACCAATATGGTGTTCAACATGCAAGATTGGGGGACAGGTCCGAATCCGACCGCCATTTCGGTAGCCGGTCGGAACCTCACATCTTCGACAATAACCAGCTTTGGAACTATCATAGCAATCGACGATGCTGTAACCGAAGGCCTGGATCGAAAATCAAAGGAG TACAATGAGAGCACACTGGAGATACAAGGGTCCGACCGAGCCAACCTCAAGCAGAGGGAGGTTTCGGTGGTGTCCGGCACTAGCTTGTTTCGGTATGCCAAGGGCTATGCTGTCTTAGAGACTGCCTACATTGACCTTCCCAACCTCAATGCAGTGATCAAGTTCAATGTAACCGTTCGACACCCTTGA